The Opitutales bacterium genomic sequence GCTTCGCAGTCTTCGCCGCGGTGCGACCCCAGCCCGAGCCCTCGATTACCCAACCCCTCGACAGCCTCATCCCGCGTGACCTCCCCGGCTGGACCGTAAAGGACCTCCCCCTCGCCGAGACCGAAGAGCTCCGCGGGCGCGTCGAAGAAATCCTCGACTTCGACGACTACGTCAGCCGCGTCTACACCCGCGGCAGCACCCAGCTCATCCTCTACATTGCCTATTGGAAACCTGCATCAACCACGATGGTCAATGTGCAAAAACACACGCCTGACTCCTGCTGGGTACTCAACGGCTGGGAAAAAACCGAAGCGGAAGAGCCGATCAATATTGGGGAAGTAATGGCAAGGCATCCATCCCAGTATCGGATTTTCGAAAAGAACGGTCAGGAACAGTCCGTTGTTTTTTGGCACGTCATCGGGGATCGTGGATTTATCCAACCAGAGGACAAAGGCTTTGGATACCTCACGTGGCACTATCTTACTGAGTTCGGAACGTCACAGAAAGCGGAACAGTTTTTCGTCAGAATTTCGTCGAATCGAGAAATTCGAAATGTCCTGAAAGATCCTTCCACCTACCCTCTCTTAAGTATCCTTGATGATATAATGTAAGCGTCCGTTAGAGCACCTCCTTCACGAATGTGCTCTGGTTTGGTAATCTCCTCGGATGCTATTCGATGGAGAAGATATTGTGATCTGCCACGGCGTGGTCGATCTTCGTAAAGGCGCTGGCGGGTTGCTGGCATTAGTCACGAATGCTAGGCCCAGGGCTTGGTATTTGTTTAGTAATCGCAGCCGGTCTTTGGTTAAAGCCGTCCAGATGGATGGGCGCGGTCTCTGGTTGGTTACGCG encodes the following:
- the tnpB gene encoding IS66 family insertion sequence element accessory protein TnpB, with protein sequence MLFDGEDIVICHGVVDLRKGAGGLLALVTNARPRAWYLFSNRSRSLVKAVQMDGRGLWLVTRRIDQGVFKWLEKAEGASTISVRDASMICDGESLKQRFPST
- a CDS encoding exosortase-associated EpsI family protein, yielding FAVFAAVRPQPEPSITQPLDSLIPRDLPGWTVKDLPLAETEELRGRVEEILDFDDYVSRVYTRGSTQLILYIAYWKPASTTMVNVQKHTPDSCWVLNGWEKTEAEEPINIGEVMARHPSQYRIFEKNGQEQSVVFWHVIGDRGFIQPEDKGFGYLTWHYLTEFGTSQKAEQFFVRISSNREIRNVLKDPSTYPLLSILDDIM